A section of the Rhizomicrobium sp. genome encodes:
- a CDS encoding response regulator: protein MVRAVSIIDDDPAVLGATRRLLRLRGFAVSSFASAEAFLESPQSETTECVISDIRMSGMSGVDLQACLMDRGYDPPFIFVTAFPDEATKKRALDAGAVAFLAKPFDGQTLIETVCEALARK, encoded by the coding sequence GTGGTAAGAGCGGTTTCCATCATCGACGACGATCCGGCCGTGCTCGGCGCGACGCGGCGGCTTCTGCGCCTGCGCGGCTTCGCGGTCTCCTCCTTCGCGTCGGCGGAGGCGTTTCTGGAGTCGCCGCAATCCGAAACGACCGAGTGCGTCATCTCGGACATCCGGATGAGCGGCATGAGCGGCGTCGATCTGCAGGCCTGCCTCATGGATCGCGGATACGACCCGCCGTTCATTTTCGTGACCGCGTTTCCCGACGAGGCGACGAAGAAACGCGCGCTCGACGCCGGCGCGGTGGCGTTCCTGGCAAAGCCGTTCGACGGGCAAACCCTGATCGAGACCGTCTGCGAAGCCCTCGCGCGAAAATAG